The following are encoded together in the Malaya genurostris strain Urasoe2022 chromosome 3, Malgen_1.1, whole genome shotgun sequence genome:
- the LOC131435100 gene encoding BTB/POZ domain-containing protein 2 has translation MVRPFNISAANGGDQVVATMPHPTAPPLVQINQEGDDFNNPDVYVDFLILGNKENYCVRAEKKPLLDSNTQLSHIVNGTVSTAVVDGKYVVRDVDKDNFEIFVRYLETKFVKFHSASHMLQILELASRFQCRQLEIHCVKELDLNLSVAHVLEVFRALWYYNSVSVSATITALQQKKKRRTKKNDKPETPLTPEEYFAALLNNCLQLIDMQTEEVFAQEAMLALRFEELEMIVKRDTLQMTSEMVLLDLLAKWSREECIRKNLEISAENRRRVLGALCYTPRYLTMTRKEFESAKDRIELLDPVESKLVAEVLHGKKVNTLTAEQQSMVANFRQHRSAFAPMPIQLSARSNPKNYPKKMRKAADEAHAIKRSCCDRVILTFVSIFACIFD, from the exons ATGGTGCGACCGTTTAACATCTCAGCCGCAAACGGTGGCGATCAGGTCGTCGCCACGATGCCGCACCCCACGGCACCGCCCCTGGTGCAGATCAACCAGGAGGGAGACGATTTCAACAACCCAGACGTTTATGTGGACTTTCTGATCTTGGGAAATAAGGAAAACTATTGCGTGAGGGCGGAGAAGAAACCGTTACTAGATTCGAACACTCAGCTGTCGCATATCGTCAACGGGACGGTGTCGACGGCCGTTGTCGATGGAAAGTACGTGGTACGGGATGTGGATAAGgataatttcgaaatttttgtcAG ATACCTCGAGACCAAGTTCGTCAAATTCCACTCCGCCTCGCACATGTTGCAGATTCTCGAACTGGCCTCACGATTCCAATGCCGACAACTAGAGATCCACTGCGTCAAGGAACTCGATCTCAACCTTTCGGTAGCGCATGTACTGGAGGTGTTTCGTGCTCTCTGGTATTACAACTCCGTTTCGGTGTCCGCCACCATAACTGCACTTCAGCAAAAGAAGAAACGACGCACTAAAAAGAATGATAAACCGGAAACGCCCCTCACACCGGAAGAGTATTTCGCGGCACTGCTCAACAATTGTCTTCAGCTGATCGACATGCAGACGGAAGAAGTTTTTGCTCAAGAAGCGATGCTGGCACTGAGATTCGAGGAACTTGAGATGATCGTAAAACGCGATACACTTCAAATGACGTCAGAAATGGTTTTGCTTGATCTACTAGCCAAGTGGAGCCGTGAAGAGTGTATCCGAAAGAATCTCGAAATATCGGCAGAAAACCGACGGCGTGTACTTGGAGCCCTCTGTTATACACCGCGTTATCTTACCATGACAAGGAAGGAGTTCGAAAGCGCCAAGGATCGCATCGAACTGTTGGATCCCGTTGAGTCCAAACTGGTCGCTGAGGTGTTGCACGGTAAGAAGGTGAACACGTTGACTGCAGAGCAGCAGTCGATGGTGGCCAACTTCCGCCAACACAGGTCCGCTTTTGCACCGATGCCTATTCAGCTTAGTGCCAGGAGTAACCCGAAGAACTATCCAAAGAAGATGCGCAAAGCGGCCGACGAAGCCCACGCCATCAAACGTAGTTGCTGTGATCGAGTGATACTTACCTTCGTGTCGATATTTGCCTGCATTTTCGATTAG